The following proteins are encoded in a genomic region of Xanthomonas cassavae CFBP 4642:
- a CDS encoding glycosyltransferase encodes MSDTPAAAASGIRRPCYLVLSAHDYRTPRRANIHFITDQLAQRGTTRFFSLRYSRLSRMKGDMRLPLDETANTVVSHKGVDCYLWRTTVHPFNTRRSWLQSVEDAMFRWYAAHPPRQLRDWMREADVIVFESGIAVAFIELAKRTNPAAKLVYRASDGLSTINVASYIEREFDRVAPTLDVIALVSPAMADEIASRDNVYHVGHGVDHNLDQLGDPSPYGEGIHAVAVGSMLFDPEFFVVASKAFPQVTFHVIGSGMGRHPGYGDNVVVYGEMKHAETIGYIKHARLGIAPYASEQVPIYLADSSMKLLQYDFFGLPAVCPNAVVGPYQSRFGYTPGNAESIVAAISLALDAPHVRYRQCLNWSDTTDRVLDPAAYPETRLYPQHTGSAARASSEAALSH; translated from the coding sequence ATGAGCGACACACCCGCCGCCGCCGCTTCCGGCATTCGCCGGCCCTGCTACCTGGTCTTGTCCGCCCACGATTACCGCACGCCGCGCCGCGCCAATATCCACTTCATCACCGATCAGCTCGCGCAGCGCGGTACCACGCGGTTCTTCTCGCTGCGCTACAGCCGCCTGTCGCGGATGAAGGGCGACATGCGCCTGCCGCTGGATGAAACCGCCAACACCGTGGTCTCGCACAAGGGTGTCGATTGCTACCTGTGGCGCACCACGGTGCACCCCTTCAACACGCGCCGGAGTTGGCTGCAGTCGGTGGAGGATGCGATGTTCCGCTGGTATGCGGCGCATCCGCCGCGCCAGTTGCGCGACTGGATGCGCGAAGCCGATGTGATCGTGTTCGAAAGCGGTATCGCGGTGGCGTTCATCGAACTCGCCAAGCGCACCAATCCTGCGGCAAAGCTGGTGTACCGTGCGTCCGACGGCCTGAGCACGATCAACGTGGCGTCCTATATCGAACGTGAGTTCGATCGGGTGGCGCCCACGCTGGACGTGATTGCGCTGGTATCGCCGGCCATGGCAGACGAAATCGCCAGCCGCGACAATGTCTACCACGTAGGCCATGGCGTGGATCACAACCTGGATCAACTGGGAGACCCGTCGCCGTATGGCGAGGGAATTCATGCAGTGGCGGTGGGGTCGATGTTGTTCGATCCGGAATTTTTCGTGGTGGCCAGCAAGGCGTTTCCGCAAGTCACTTTCCACGTGATCGGCTCAGGCATGGGCCGGCACCCGGGTTATGGCGATAACGTCGTGGTCTATGGTGAAATGAAACACGCCGAGACCATCGGCTACATCAAGCACGCGCGTTTGGGTATTGCGCCATACGCCTCGGAACAGGTCCCGATCTACCTGGCCGACAGCTCGATGAAGCTGCTCCAGTACGACTTCTTTGGTTTGCCGGCCGTGTGCCCCAACGCCGTGGTCGGGCCGTACCAGTCCCGCTTTGGCTATACCCCCGGCAATGCAGAGTCGATCGTTGCCGCGATCAGCCTGGCGCTGGATGCGCCGCATGTGCGCTACCGCCAATGTCTGAATTGGTCGGACACCACCGACCGCGTGCTGGATCCGGCCGCGTATCCGGAAACCCGTTTGTACCCGCAGCACACCGGCTCCGCCGCGCGTGCTTCCTCGGAGGCTGCGCTCTCGCATTGA
- a CDS encoding polysaccharide pyruvyl transferase family protein has protein sequence MANALLQKWIEHAERRALFWWQPKNAGVNMGDHLSKVIVSCVLSLQDKTLIEKRDLSKKLIAIGSVLHFAKDGDTVWGSGINGKIPAERNAFSTLDVRAVRGPKTRQFLLDRGIVVPEVYGDPGLLTPMFFPAEALGPVEKRPFAIVPHFNEPVEKYSAYADHLVFPNVKPATFMSRLLGAELVVSSSLHGLILAEAYGIPAVYLDWGNGEDRFKYDDYYYGTGRTQWHSGNTVEECLALGGNGSFDVEKLQAGLLAAFPYDLW, from the coding sequence ATGGCCAACGCTTTGCTGCAGAAGTGGATAGAACACGCAGAACGTCGCGCATTGTTCTGGTGGCAGCCGAAAAACGCTGGCGTCAACATGGGCGATCACCTCTCCAAGGTGATCGTATCCTGTGTGCTGTCGTTGCAGGACAAGACGCTGATCGAAAAGCGCGATCTCAGCAAGAAGCTCATCGCGATCGGTTCGGTGCTGCATTTCGCCAAAGACGGCGACACCGTCTGGGGCAGCGGCATCAACGGCAAGATTCCCGCCGAGCGCAATGCCTTCAGCACGCTGGACGTGCGTGCGGTGCGCGGGCCCAAGACCCGTCAATTCCTGCTGGATCGCGGCATCGTGGTGCCGGAAGTCTATGGCGACCCGGGCCTGTTGACCCCGATGTTCTTCCCGGCCGAGGCATTGGGCCCGGTGGAGAAGCGGCCGTTCGCGATCGTTCCGCATTTCAACGAGCCGGTAGAGAAATACAGCGCCTACGCCGATCACCTGGTATTCCCGAACGTCAAGCCGGCGACCTTCATGAGCCGTCTGCTGGGCGCCGAGTTGGTGGTCAGCAGTTCGTTGCATGGCCTGATCCTGGCCGAGGCCTACGGTATCCCGGCGGTGTATCTGGACTGGGGCAATGGCGAAGATCGCTTCAAGTACGACGACTACTACTACGGCACCGGGCGCACCCAGTGGCACTCGGGCAACACCGTGGAAGAGTGCCTGGCGCTGGGCGGCAATGGCAGCTTCGATGTGGAAAAGCTGCAAGCCGGCTTGCTGGCTGCCTTCCCTTACGACCTTTGGTGA